AATTCCATACGCTCTAACGATGGAGAGTTTGCCTTCGTTTTCGATAAAGCCTCCCCCGAAACTTTCTCCGATCGTAGATAATTCTCCGATCAATTGATCGATCGTGATTCCCAGAGTTCGCATTTTGGAAGGATTTAGATCGATATGAATTTCTTTTTCGTACCCTCCGTTGGAATCCACTTCTACGATTCCGGGCACAAGAGATTTTAACTGAGGACGAACCATATAATCCTGTACGGTTCTCAAGTAAAGCAAACGATCCTTTTCCGGGAGAAACGTTAGGCGGCTTCCCGGTTTTGCTTCCACGGTATAAAAGAGAATTTCCCCGAGTCCGGTTGTGTTCGGAACGATCGTGGGAACGATTCCTTTCGGAAGTTTTTCTTTAGCGCTTGTGATTCTCTCTAAAACCATACTTCTGGCTTGATAGATATCCGTGCCTTCCTTGAAAATCAAAGATATATTAGAAAGTCCGAATTTAGATATGGAACGAACGTCGATCAGATTCGGCATCCCCATCAGTTCTGTTTCAAGAGGAAATGTGATTACCTTTTCGATTTGCTCCGGATCCAAGGAACCCGTTTTGACGGTTACGATTACCTGCGTGTTCGTAATGTCGGGAACCGCGTCGATCGGAACTTCGTTTAAAGTAAAAAAAGAATATGTAAATAAAAATAATGCGGTTCCAACGGAGAGGATCGGATTATTTAAGCTGATATTCAAAAGTTTGGACAGCATATTGAAACGTTCCTATGATTTCTTTTTCGTTCGTGATATATAGTAGGTTGAGTAGCGCTTCGAGGTGGGCGATTTGTGCGTCCAATATCGCGTGATGAGTTTCGTGAAGTTGGTTTTCCAATTCCAGATAACTCAACATTAAAATTCTCCCTTTTTTAAATTCCACGTCTGCGTAGATCAGATCTTTTTCTATTTCGTCTAACTTTGACAAATTGAAAAGTTTAAGATTGGCCTTGGACTGTTCGTAATCTAAAAAGGCTTGTTTAAAGGCGGTCTTTACGAGGTTTTCCTGATGATGAAAAATCCCCTGCTTGGATTTTACGTTGACCTCGGCAGCCGAAATCTTATTTTGAAATTGATCCCATACTGGAACTCTAAACTTAAGACCGAAGTCGTAAAATCGGTTAGAGACCCCCGACCGGTCTTCTCCTACTTGACTGACGATGGAGTAGTCCGGATATTTTTCCAAGTTCGCGAGATTGAGTTCCGCCTTTGCCTTTTCTATTTCTTCTTTGGCCGCCATGAGAATCAGATTTTGCGAAAGCGCTTTGATTTGAAGTTCGTCGAAATTAAACTTCACTCCTTCCGAAAAAAAAGGGATTCGAAACGAGGGAACCGATTCGAGCATAAGATATAAATTCATAGCCTCGTATTGTTTATGCGAATCCAATTCGAGATCGTTGAAATGTTTTCGCAGAGCCAAAATTTTTCTTTGAATGATAAATAGATCCGTCTTTGCCTGCGGGGTTATGAAAGGTCTGGCGCGGATATAACTTTCCAAGATCGATAATCTTTTAAGACGTTCCTTGACGTGATTTCTTTTACCAACGGAAACTAAATAACGATAAGTGAACTTAAGAGCGTTGAAGCGAATCGAATTGTTTGCTTCCGCGAGTTGAATCTCCTTAATTTTGGAATCGTTATCCACTAAAAGCTGGCGCAGTTCCTTACGGCCCGGAAAGTATATGGGTTGTTCGAACTGAAGCGCATATTCCGCTCCGCTTTCGTTGGCCGCACTTCTTCGACCGTAATCCAGAGTCAAAAAAGGATTTTGAGTTTTTCCTTGTTGTTTGCGCTGATAAAAAAGCGATTCCAAATCCGCATTCAGGGAAAGAAGTAACGGAGAATTTTTCTCCGCCAAGTCAAAAATAGTCCGAATGTCCAATTCGGAATAAGCTTCGGATCGAATCGGAACGACTAAAATAACGGTGAGAATTACGAAACGTTCCAAAACGGATCCGGCCCAAAAAATATTTTTTGTCCGGTTCGATACTAGTTTAAAAAAACGGAATATGCTTTCGGGAGTTTTACTCCGTTTCGTCTGCATAGTTTACCTCGTATTTGAGTCCCTTAGGGTGAAAAATTTACGCTTTAGAACAAGCGATAAAAGACATTTATTTCAAACTCTTGAAACGGGAGAACGTATACCGTTCCATCCGATTTCAAAACCGAAAGAATAAAAATTGCGGAGATTGAGGATTAAATCAAAAGACGAACGGAAGAGAGAGATCGAATCTCGTTCGAACCGTTTTCGACAAAATCGAAAACGAACCCCATCCGTGCTAAGAAAGGAAAGAATGAAAAGAGCGGGTTTGCGGAATCAATACGCAGCGGTATAAAAAACCTTAAGAATTTGAAAAGGTGGGAATCCGTTTCCGAGAGAACGATTGAACTGGAATCCCATTCGCAACCGGAAGTCTTTTCCGAGTTCGATTCTTGATGACAAGAAGCCGAAGATAGAGGAGTTTCGAGAATTTTGCTTATTTTGGAATCGAATCCGCAGATTGGTCCGCAATTCAAAACCAACACAAGAACGGATAACAAAGTGCATCCGATCCACGTTTTAAAAATCGAGGAAACCATATCTCCAGCTTACCATACCTCAGAGCTTGTCAACGGAAAAAACGATCTTAAGACCTTTTCAATCACGGCTTATCATTTCCCAAAACTTCGCTTTAAAAACGAAATGAGCGTTTTTGAAAAATTCGAAACGATTCGTCGAGCCTATTTAACGTGAGTTCGATATAACAAAATGCGAAAGTGATGATTCTATGTTTCGGACTTGAATGCCGATCCATAGAGAGGCAGCCGCTGAGTTTAGGCAGCAACATTGAGTTAAAGCGCGGTCGCGAGCTATTTTATCTATGAAATTCGCGAGCTGCTGCGACGACCCATCGGGAGTCGTTGCGCTTTAGTTTCTTATTCGCCCAAACTTTCTTAGGCCAAACTCACGTATTTAAGTCGTTTTTTATCGTCCTTCGAAATAAACCCTCTTTGTTATAATATTCAAAAATATGAATTTACTCATTTTTGTAAATGATAAATGTCCTATCGCGATTCTTTTTCATATACGATCGACGGGGATTAACGCGTTTCGAACTTATATCGGAAAATGTCGTAGTCGCTAAAATCCTTATTTATGTCTATGTTGAGATCCAGGAGTATGCCTTCTTGGAGATTGTATACCCAGCCGTGAAGTTGAAGATCGTTTCCCTGGCTCCACGCGTTTTGAACGATCGTAGTCATACAAAGGTTATAGACCTGTTCTCTCACGTTTAGCTCTACGAGTTTTTTGTGTTTTTCATCCTCGTCTAAAATTCCGGAAAGTTCTTTTCGGTTCATTCGGTAAACCTGTTTGATATGTCTAAGCCAAGCGTCGATCAATCCGTGATATTTGCCGTCTATCGCCGCCTTGACTCCGCCGCAACCGTAATGACCGCAAACGACGATATGTTTGACTTTCAGAACTTCGACGGAATATTGAAGAACCGACATCAGATTCATATCCGTATCGATTACTAAGTTTGCGATGTTTCTGTGAACGAAAAGCTCGCCTGCGTTTGTACCCGTCATTTCATTGACTGAAATTCTGCTGTCGGAGCAGGATATGAGAAGGTATTTCGGAGTCTGGCCTAAAGCAAGATTTTTAAAGTAATTCGGATCTTTTAAAAGTTTTTCCTCCACCCAAATTCGATTGTTCTCGAAAAGTTTTTGATAATCCTGTTGGATGATCGGGTCCAGGGGTTTGTTTTTAATTTTCTGATAAGTAGAGGTCACGTCGATAATCTCCACTTTGATATTGCGGAACTCGGCCACGATCTTAAAGTCTTCGATGATTTCCAAAACGTCCGGATCGATATATTTAGACTTGGAGCCGTCTATGATCAAGTGCGCGTTATCCGGAACCTTATCCAGTTTGTACAACATGCTCGATTTGTTCAAAAAAGACACGTCTTCGGAGAGATCTATCTTTACCTCGACTCCGTACGTCATTTCCTTTTTGTTGAATTCGTAAGGATTCAGAATATTCCTTCTTACGATAAAGAACACGGAAAATAAACAACCGATTCCGATTCCGATAAGAACGTCCGAGAAAACGATTCCGATCAACGTCGAGACAAACGGAACAAATTGATCCATTCCTTTTCGGTATTGTGTTTGGAAAATTTTATAATCCGTGAGTTTATAGCCTACGACCAAAAGTACGGCCGCCAAAGAAGCCAAAGGGATTTTTGAGATCCAAGTCGGGATCAAAATCAGAGATAAAAGAATCAGCAAGCCGTGTAGGAATGCGGAAAATCTAGTTTTCGCTCCGGCTTGTAAATTCGTGGAACTTCGAATGATTACGGACGTGATGGGTAGTCCGCCAAGAATCGCAGAGAATAAATTTCCGGTTCCTTGGGCAACCAGTTCGCGGTTTTTGGAGACAATTCTTCTTTGCGGATCCAACTTTTCGATCGCATCCAAGTTCAATAGGGTTTCAAGACTCATCACGAGACAAATCTTAATCGCGGTCAGATAAATCGCCTGATTTTTCCATTGAGAAAAACTCGGGAAATGATTCCCCTGAAAAAAGTCCGTAATTCCGTTTAGTTGAATCGGCTGGATCATATGCTCCGAGCCGACGGCGATACCCAGTTCGAAAGTTTTAAAAACTTCGTTTAACAAAACACTGACCAGAATCGCGACTAAAGATCCGTGAATTATGAATTTTTTATGGAGTTTTAGCTTTTCCCAGATCAAAATCAAAACCAAGGAAACAGAGGACAGAACGATTGCTCCGGGAGTGAAACGATGAAACGCGGCCAGGATCTCCGAAAAAGTATTTTCCTGATCTTGTTGAAAAAAGACCATATCCCCTTCGTAATCCATATCGTAGCCGATCGCGTGCGGAATCTGTTTTAAGATTAAAACCGCTCCGATTGCCGCTAACATTCCTTTGATCACCGAAGACGGGAAAAAATTACTTAGAATTCCTGCTTTCAAAAAACCTAATGTGATTTGTAAAACTCCGGCCAAACAAAAAGCGAAAAGAAAGTCGTTAAAACTTCCTAATGTTTGAATCGAATCGAAAACAATCACTGTAAGTCCCATAGCGGGACCGCTCACGGATAGAGGCGATTTGCTGATCAGAGAAATTACGATACCTCCCACGATTCCGCTGATCAAACCGGAAACGATAGGCGTACCTGATGCAAATGCAACTCCAATACAAAGGGGAAGAGCGACCAAAAAGACGACGATACTAGAGGAAAAGTCGTGTCTTAAGTCGTCCCAAGAAACGTTAGGAAAAAAGTATAAGATATTCATATAAACTCCTTCGGATTAAGGCTCGGAAATTTCGAAATTGTTAAATCGAGAGATGGAGGTTTTCCGGAGGCGGGTTTTCTATTTCCGAAAAATATTGAATAAGGATTTGTTCGACCGCGTTATTGTAACGGACCGTTTCTAAATCGTAATCGAATATAAACTTATCTTCCTGAGATACGAGATCTTCTAGTTTGAGTTCAGTCGTTTTTTCCTTTTCGGCTTCCGGGGCTTCGCTTGAGGCCGCTGACGGCTGGAAATTTTTACCAAAAACGCTGTATTGGGTCCGTACAGTCGCGCAATAGAAAATCAGAGCGATGTATAGAAAAATAAAAAATTTATGGTCCAAGCAGTTTAGAAATTTCATAGGCTTTTTAATGAGAACTTTGGAAGCCGTCTTACAACGGAAAAGCATTTTAAAACAAATCGTTCGTTTGAAATTTGAATCGCATCGCTTTAGGTACAATAAATTCTCATTAAAAATATGTGTTTAGGTGCCTTACAAGCTAAGTCCGTTCATTTTTCATGAGAATAGACGCACTTGACTCAAACAGGAAATCTTTTGGTTGAAATCCGACCAAAGCTTGGGATTCGGAGTTTGTCTCAAAACCTTAAGAGAGATCAGTTACCATCATTCCACAAATTCCTAATAAAATGTAGGACTTTACACGTTTTAGTGGATAGATGTTGTATGTATGTAAAGTCTTAAAATCTATTCACTACTAATCCCTATCAAATAGAGTATCGTTAATTTGAGCATAAATCCCGCGGTTAGCGCAGAATTTTGGACACTCTATTGTGTAGAGATGAATAATATCTAAAAAGTTCCTACATTTTTGTGAAATTCAGGCGTCTCACTTCTATTGTCGCTCGACGGGCTTTAGGACAAATTCTTAATTCTTGTTTTAAATCGGACTCAGTACAATCGAATCAATATCGAATTTACAAAAAAATTCCATTGAGACCGTTGCGACTTCACCTGAATCCTAACTTATATTCAATAAGTCATTTTATGAGTATTTTCAATCATTTTTTAACATTATAATAAACTTCATCTTTTTATAATTTAAATTTTTTCGTTTACTGAATTTTTCCCAAGAAGATACTCATCTTAAATTGATTTTGAAAGTTCATTACTGATGGAATATTTGCAAAAAACCGAAAGAGAAATGGATGTCATTGCTTCTATTGAACAGAAGCATCATGTCATTGCAAAGTATCTTTTAGAGCAAGAACTCACTTTCAAAACCTATCCCTTTGATCGAAAGGCGATGATTAGAAAAATTCTGGAAAAGGGCGGAAAGATCCTCATTCAATTTTTGAACGTGGAAAATTTTCAGGAAGGAAGTTCCTTTATTCTTTATATGATTCTCGCAACATACATTGAACTGGAATGTGTCCTTCTTCAGAAATTGGAAAATTCTCTTTTTATTGTTAAGGTGAAAAAGCTTGCGATCGCGAGAAAAAGTAGGGATAATCAGAGATTTGCGGTCGAACCAGGAACTATGTATGTGACTAACGTGGTATCTTCCAAAGCCATAATCGAAGCGAATATGTTCAATATTCCGACCTTGGTGAAAGTAAATTTCGAAGATTATAAGAATCGTCTCAAACAAAAAACGAAAGACATCGTGGACATCGATACTTTCAAACCAGATTTGGATCGTAAATTCCAAATCGTTAAGAAAACGCTCAAATATCTTCTTATAGAAAATACCCAAGATGAGAGTTCTTATAAAAATGGTTCCCCGGAAAGGATCAATTACGAAGAGGAGGTGGACGACGATTTGTCCTCCTGCATCAGAGTATATAAGGACCAACAAATTGTTTCCGAATTGATCGTTCCGATTATCTATCTGAATCTTGAGCGAGAACAAATCCCGATCGGTTACTTTTCGATACAGAGTAAGGAACAAGAACTTACGGAGAAATACGTTCTAGAACTTCAAACTCTTGCTAACGAAATGGTAGATAGAATCAAAGAGTCGAATACGACGAAAACGATCGAACATTTTCAGATCCTGAACGCTTCCAAGACTGGAATCTGCGTTAAGATCGAAAATCCTCATTTGGTCGAAACCTTGCCGAAACAGAACGATTTTGTGTTCGATATCTTTTTTAAGATGCAGGCTCCGTTTACGGTTCACGGTTTGATTCGCTGGTTGGCTAAGGACGAGAATAACCATCTCATTTTAGGGATCGAACTCGCCGGAAAGTCGGATTTACCGGGAGAAAGAGCCCGTTACGAATCGAACATCGAATCTTTGTCTCAAGAATAATCGACTAGAAGTTATCTCAAAAATATTCTAGAATGATTGGAATCGGCGTCTTAAACAAAGATAAAGTTTTTGAGATAGCTTGCTTCTAATCAGAAAATTCTAAAATTGAATCCGATACGGATCTAAATACTCGTGGTCCTTTCTCCAAGGCCGCAGCCCGTGAAACTCCACTCCCGCCGCTTGTTTTGCGTTTAAAACGGTTTCTTTTCCCCGATGACGTATAACGCACTTCACGTTACCTATGTCGCTTTGCTCTACGTATCTAGGACTTCCATCCGGGTCTCGATAGATATAACCGGCGATTTGATCCTTATCCATTTCGCTTTCCACCGATATCTCATAACCGTCGAGACGCGTTTTGAAACTAAGTTTCGGATATTCCACTTTTGTCGAACTTCTCAGAGAACGAAGGATGGAATGCTGATGGATCGGAATTCCTCGTCTCAGAAGAGTGACGAAGGTCAAAGTCGGAGTCAACGGCTGAGGGCGGACCGTCACGATTTCCATGGACCAATCGTCCGGATCGTTGTCGAACTTAGGAACGAAGGTCCAGAATAATTCGGAAACTCGGTTTGTTCCCCAGATATGATTGAAATGTCCATTCGCATTTTGGAATGTGAATTTTCGGTTTGCGAGTCGAATCCAACCGGCGACCTCCGTAAAAGGGGATGAGACGATACTTCTCGTTTTGGGAATGGGAGTCTTTTCCAACCAACGGGGGAGATGTCCGCTGGGTTCCAATTTATGTCTGAATTCCAAATCCCAAGCTAGATCTTCCGACTTTGAAGTTTGGATTTTGCCGCGCATGTGATCTGGTCCTACGGATGCTTCCGGAAATTCGATCTCATGTTCCTTGATCAAAACGTCCTCATAGGGAAAAGACCGGACCGTAGTTCTATGATTCTTTGGGTTTTTACGATCAAATAAAGACGTCCAAAGAGTTCCCATCGGAAGCAGATCGCGATTGTTTCTGGGATTGAGTGTGGAATATCGGACCCAAAAAGCCTGGTCGTTTTCAGGAATGAGAACGGTCGCAAACCAGATTTCGAATCTGGGTTTTACAAAACTCGCCGCGAATTTGGAAATAAAACTTTCTCTTAAGTTCATCTTTCGATAACATCTGAGCGAGCTTTTTTGGATCGAAAAAATTTAAGCCCGACTTTTTTTTCTTTCCTTCAGGTATTCGATCACCGCAGGCATGACAGAGATAATAATAATTGCAAATATTACAATTTTAAAATTTCTTTTTACGAATTCCAGGTTCCCGAAATAATACCCGCCCAGAATGAAAATAGAAATCCATAGAATTCCACCTAGAACATTATATGTAATAAATTTAACGTAGGTCATCGTCCCGATTCCGGCGACAAAAGGCGCGAAAGTGCGTATAATTGGAATAAATCTTGCGATGATGATCGTTTTTCCGCCGTAAACCTCGTAAAACCGATGCGCCTTTTCCAAGTGTTCCTTTTTGATCATTGGTATTTTTTCTTTTTCTAATATCTTTTCTCCGGTAAGGTTCCCGACCGAATAATTTACCGTATCTCCTAAAATGGCGGCAATGATGAGAAGAATCAATGTGCTTCCCAAATCCAAAGAACCTCTCGCAATAAACGCTCCGACGGCAAAAAGCAGGGAGTCTCCGGGAAGAAAAGGTGTTACGACCAAACCGGTTTCCGCAAAAATTATCAAGAATAGAATAACGTAAGTCCCGTTTTGATACGTCTGGATGATCGCATCCAAATGTGTTTCCAAATTTAAAAATAGATCGATAAAAAACTGAAGAGTTTCCAAATTGCCTCCCTTGTTCGAAAGAACGAGGTCCTATTGTGAATTGAATTTAGGATAGGATTTATCCGGGAGCGGGTAAGTCAAACGCGTAAAACCCTAAAAAAGCAAACGTTCTTTTTCCGGATTATAACGAAAAATTTTTGTCGGGTAATTCAATCGGATCGAATTTGAGGAAATTCCTTTTCGATCCGGTTTGATTCTCGCGTCGAACTCGACCTCGTCTCCTAATTGAAGATTCATGGTTTGAAACTTTCGGGATAAATAAAACAACTGAGATTGGATGATCGATTTTCCGGAAATTAAAAGACAAATATCCCGCAATAGAATTCGGGATTGTTCCGGATTTTTATGATGTAGGATCGATTCAACCGTTCCGCGAAAGCGGGTTCTTTTGCGGGGAAGAATGTGAATTGAATTTTGCGCCGTCATTTTATTTTTCCACATGTTTCAAAACTTAGAAACTATTCCAAGAACTTATTCACTGAAAACGGGAAGTTTCAGTATTCTATGTTAGATATCAGAAGTCCTTGATTACCGATCTTTACAGTAAGCACTCAATGACCCCATCTATCGCTAATGTAAAAAACGGATAAACTAAAAAACGAATATAAATTGGCCAAAAGAGTTTGATGTATTTTCCCAAAGCGGAATGACGTCCATTGAAATGCTTTG
The nucleotide sequence above comes from Leptospira weilii. Encoded proteins:
- a CDS encoding DUF1577 domain-containing protein gives rise to the protein MEYLQKTEREMDVIASIEQKHHVIAKYLLEQELTFKTYPFDRKAMIRKILEKGGKILIQFLNVENFQEGSSFILYMILATYIELECVLLQKLENSLFIVKVKKLAIARKSRDNQRFAVEPGTMYVTNVVSSKAIIEANMFNIPTLVKVNFEDYKNRLKQKTKDIVDIDTFKPDLDRKFQIVKKTLKYLLIENTQDESSYKNGSPERINYEEEVDDDLSSCIRVYKDQQIVSELIVPIIYLNLEREQIPIGYFSIQSKEQELTEKYVLELQTLANEMVDRIKESNTTKTIEHFQILNASKTGICVKIENPHLVETLPKQNDFVFDIFFKMQAPFTVHGLIRWLAKDENNHLILGIELAGKSDLPGERARYESNIESLSQE
- a CDS encoding SulP family inorganic anion transporter, with translation MNILYFFPNVSWDDLRHDFSSSIVVFLVALPLCIGVAFASGTPIVSGLISGIVGGIVISLISKSPLSVSGPAMGLTVIVFDSIQTLGSFNDFLFAFCLAGVLQITLGFLKAGILSNFFPSSVIKGMLAAIGAVLILKQIPHAIGYDMDYEGDMVFFQQDQENTFSEILAAFHRFTPGAIVLSSVSLVLILIWEKLKLHKKFIIHGSLVAILVSVLLNEVFKTFELGIAVGSEHMIQPIQLNGITDFFQGNHFPSFSQWKNQAIYLTAIKICLVMSLETLLNLDAIEKLDPQRRIVSKNRELVAQGTGNLFSAILGGLPITSVIIRSSTNLQAGAKTRFSAFLHGLLILLSLILIPTWISKIPLASLAAVLLVVGYKLTDYKIFQTQYRKGMDQFVPFVSTLIGIVFSDVLIGIGIGCLFSVFFIVRRNILNPYEFNKKEMTYGVEVKIDLSEDVSFLNKSSMLYKLDKVPDNAHLIIDGSKSKYIDPDVLEIIEDFKIVAEFRNIKVEIIDVTSTYQKIKNKPLDPIIQQDYQKLFENNRIWVEEKLLKDPNYFKNLALGQTPKYLLISCSDSRISVNEMTGTNAGELFVHRNIANLVIDTDMNLMSVLQYSVEVLKVKHIVVCGHYGCGGVKAAIDGKYHGLIDAWLRHIKQVYRMNRKELSGILDEDEKHKKLVELNVREQVYNLCMTTIVQNAWSQGNDLQLHGWVYNLQEGILLDLNIDINKDFSDYDIFRYKFETR
- a CDS encoding TolC family protein, encoding MQTKRSKTPESIFRFFKLVSNRTKNIFWAGSVLERFVILTVILVVPIRSEAYSELDIRTIFDLAEKNSPLLLSLNADLESLFYQRKQQGKTQNPFLTLDYGRRSAANESGAEYALQFEQPIYFPGRKELRQLLVDNDSKIKEIQLAEANNSIRFNALKFTYRYLVSVGKRNHVKERLKRLSILESYIRARPFITPQAKTDLFIIQRKILALRKHFNDLELDSHKQYEAMNLYLMLESVPSFRIPFFSEGVKFNFDELQIKALSQNLILMAAKEEIEKAKAELNLANLEKYPDYSIVSQVGEDRSGVSNRFYDFGLKFRVPVWDQFQNKISAAEVNVKSKQGIFHHQENLVKTAFKQAFLDYEQSKANLKLFNLSKLDEIEKDLIYADVEFKKGRILMLSYLELENQLHETHHAILDAQIAHLEALLNLLYITNEKEIIGTFQYAVQTFEYQLK
- a CDS encoding DedA family protein, producing the protein METLQFFIDLFLNLETHLDAIIQTYQNGTYVILFLIIFAETGLVVTPFLPGDSLLFAVGAFIARGSLDLGSTLILLIIAAILGDTVNYSVGNLTGEKILEKEKIPMIKKEHLEKAHRFYEVYGGKTIIIARFIPIIRTFAPFVAGIGTMTYVKFITYNVLGGILWISIFILGGYYFGNLEFVKRNFKIVIFAIIIISVMPAVIEYLKERKKSRA